The following DNA comes from Ricinus communis isolate WT05 ecotype wild-type chromosome 10, ASM1957865v1, whole genome shotgun sequence.
GAAACATTCTCTCCAAAGCCTGTGATGAAGGACGAGACTTATGAGGCAGAAGAAGCAGGGTCCTTCTCACCTGAACTGCTACATGGTGATGATAATGAAGATGCAATTGATCCTGAAGAAGATAGGGCCATACTAGAAAGAAAACGTGTTGCTGTTAAGGCTGTTATAGAGGAACGGCAAAGACAAATGCAAGAAGCTATGGCATCAAAGCCACCTCCATCAGAAGATAATTTTGAGATGAAAGCCATGAAAGCTATGGGGGTTATGGAGGAAGGTGATGCGTTATTTGGCTCTGGGGCTGAAGTAAATCTTGATTCACAGGTCTATTGGTGGCATGATAAGTACCGACCAAGAAAGCCCAAGTATTTTAATCGGGTTCACACGGGATATGAGTGGAACAAATACAATCAAACTCACTACGATCATGACAATCCACCCCCAAAGATTGTGCAAGGATATAAATTCAATATCTTCTACCCAGACCTTGTTGACAAGACGAAGGCTCCAACTTATACCATTGAGAAAGATGGGAACAGTGATGAGACGTGCATTATACGGTTCCATGCTGGGCCACCTTACGAAGATATTGTAAGTCTCTTAATTACAGTACCATtactcattttcttttgatttaataatGCTTAATGATCTTAATGACAATGCAAGTTCACTTAATTATCTGcatcatttattttctcttgGTTTTGATCCCTTGCTGAAACTTGATTGTATGTCAGGCATTCCGGATTGTCAACAAAGAATGGGAATACTCTCATAAGAAGGGATTCAAGTGCACATTTGAACGTGGAATTTTGCATGTTTACTTCAACTTTAAGCGCTACCGTTACCGCAGATGATCCTTCAGTAACATTGCAATTTTTTCCTGAGACTGTAAATTACATCATGATGTTGTACGAAAGAATTCTATCATTGGCTGACCTTGTTTTAGAATGTATTTCTATGTGCAGAGATTAATGTAGCACAGTTTTAAATACAAGATTAAGATTTGTTAAAATGGCGAAAATACTTTACATTAGCAAACTATTTATCACAATGATTGGTAGAATGTGGccattttaactttttacCTTTCAAGTCCATGGTGCTTGGTGGTATGTGGTCGCTTTGATTCTTGTTGCAGTCTCCACCCATTTTTACCTTTCTTGTTGCAGTCTCCACAACATCTCCTATTATAACATATTCTGCATTAGCATACGATGTTGATTTATCAGCACCCCACTcaataattaacttaaaacaaATTTGGATACATTATTATAGTAGGAATCTACTATTACTTCCACTTGATCATCTAGACTTGCTCTTTGCACCAAGTCATTGCAGAAGgttaattctttcttttggtttaTGGGATTGCCTGTTTGCCCTCAAGACTACGCAAATTTTTCAAGTCAATCCCAAAATTGATATCATTCGATGGGAAGTTTCATTTTCTACTCTTGATGAGGATTTCTATCTCAAATAGTAATCATTACTTGTTTTAAGTTTACATTAGAGATGGTAATGGTTGAGTATTTACTAGTGCTCTACTCGACTCTGAATTTTATGTACGAAAGTAGCGgatatttgtttaatattaatattttatttatattttttactcttatttgattgtttagattttataaatttttttgtttaattagtaattttgttttattataataagttgttttattaattttattttatttttaattttattaaatgaatttattaatatatacacCTATTTTGttacttaaatttatttatataaatgaatttgtAGCAGGTATCCATTGTCTGGTTGATATCtagaaaatataatctaaGTTTGGAAAGTTTcagataatatataattagtacTAATTACATTTAagataaataagaataatgaagttaaatttttaaataaatttaagatagatttagataattatattttatatgaatttgaatTCTGGTTCCTCTTATGATTGCTAAAATCACCATCTACAATCagtcatttaaaaaaaaaaacacatatcAAAAGATATCCTACGGTTCGCATAagcaaatatataattttaatcaattaaaataaacaggactaaatataaattatggtATCACATATCAAAAGATGTTCGATTTTTAGCAGAATAAACATACAATATTTTGCTAAtcggaaaagaaaaaaaaaataaaaaaaaatcgcacatctttttatttcttttgatatttgttATTTCCCTTGTATTTGAATTGTGTTTGTTATTGTCATTGCCACTGGATGGAAAGGTTTGAGCAATTAACTTCCTTGCATAAATTATTTGGAAAATGAGAAATGGAagagaatttctttttacttaAAACTTTCACTAGCAATATGGGTGTGTGTGTTCTTCCCTTACAGTGGCAACCAGTCTTATTTTTGCCAATTTCAAAAGAAGGGTTTATAATTTAGATGTTGAATTGATGATTTCTGTTTGAAattgtttataaaatatacttatgAAGTCCACTCCAATTAGTGGCAATCATCATTCAAATCACTgcattctaaaaataatagagGTAAATTCTATGGGTAATTGAACACATTACTTGAAATGTTTTATGTCTCTTTTGACTAACACCATTCTTAAAGTGTCTTTTTTATTGTGACATTTGTAAATTAGTGGTCACTTTTCCTCTCAAATATATCCAATTAGATACACTAAACCACAGTGCCTTTTTGTCTTTTGCTAATTAAAGCATGCACCAATTTTACAgtagataattaaataaataaaactaaaggagaaaaagaaattcatctCAGCCAATTAGGAAGAGACCTAactagtaaattttttatttaaaaaaattagagattcgagtttgaatttttttttatctgaaTCTCGGAGACCCACCAAAGCACGAAAGCCGGGatctttcaaaaaatagaTTCCTTTTCGAAGAGTGCATAACCACATAGATAAGCTCATACTAACCCGTCAATTTGGGATCCAATTCGGGATTTTCCTTGGAAAGTGCCGGGAAGGAATCAGAATGTAATAATATCGATTCATACAGATATAGAAGAAAAGGTTCTTTATTGATTCAAACGCTGTAACTATGGGATAGAGATAGCGAAAGAGGAAAAAACCGAAGATTTCACATAGTACTTTTTATTGTATGATATTGGTGAGAATTTATCAGTcttataataagaaataaaaactagTCTAAGTTGTGTAGTCAAGAAGCTTTGAAACCAATAAAGATGTATGGAAGTCAATCTGCTTATAAACTACAGGAGAAaacagaaagaagaagaaaaagaactcTCCACATAGCCTTGTGGAGAAAGGATATGCTGAAACAAACACAGTAAGTGCATTTCTAAAGTTGACATTCATCATTAAGTTACATAAAAATGGATTACtacatttgagaaaagggaacaaaaaagaagaagaaaattgattAATGCTTTCTTAGTAGGACAAGTCTAAATTTGATTCACACTTTGATATGCAAATGCTTTTCCATTTCAGAAAAAGatggatttctttttcttcacagCTAGCAATTCTGATTAAATTCCAACAGATTCCAATAACCACATTCCTGAAATTCCTAGTCTTTTGGATCATTTCATGCTTTTTTATACAAAGTAAGAATCTGATCCCAATCTTTCCTCCATGTCTTTCCAGCCACACACAACAATCCTTGGAATCACTTTAGCTCCAATTGGCTACTCAAGCATTTAAAGTCTTCCTTTCCATCATTTCAACCACCTTTTCATTCCAAACCTTCTAATTTGGTACTTGAATATTCAAAGACCATAAACATAAACATccataacataaaattaacaGTTACTAACTACAAGAAGTATCGCAGGGTCATTCATGTACTATCAGTATTAACTTCACCGAGGACTTTTTCCTGATCTATTATTTGAACTATGCATTCAAGTTGTTGAACTACATTCTTCATGCTAGGCCTATCTACTTTTCTTTCCTGTAGACAGGCAAAGGCGAGTTCTGATAAGAGTTTCATACTTCTAAGTATATTACCTGAGGGATGCTTAATGAGCAGCCGCTGATCTATGACTTCCATAATTGCATCATTTTTAGCTTGTTGGCTCACATAAATTACTAGATTGACATCATCTTGATTTCTTGAGAAGTCTATGGCTTTTTGGGAAGTCAAAAGCTCAAGCAACACAACTCCATAACTATAAACATCACTTTTGTCAGTTAACTGGTAGTTCCGGTAATATTCGGGATCCAAGTACCCTAGCGTTCCTTGAGCACAAGTTGACACATGGCTCAGCCCTGGGCAAGCAAGTCTGGAGAGCCCGAAATCAGCAACTTTCACATTGAAGTCTTCATccagtagtatatttgttgtcTTGACGTCTCTGTGGTAAATGGGTGTGTGTGCTTCAGAATGCAAATAAGCCAATGCTTCAGCAGTTTGCAGAGCAATTCTCAGCCTTGTTCTCCAGTCCAGAAAGGTGCAAGCCTTGCCATGTAAATGGTCCTGGAGTGTCCCATTAGAAATGTACTCATAAATCATCAAAGGCTGCTCACCTTCTACACAGCAACCCAGGAGTCTAACCAAGTACTTGTGATTAACTTGAGAGAGAATTCCAACTTCATTAAGTACTTGTTGGGTGCTTTTGACATTACCAACTTTAGCTGACTTAACAGCCACCACTGTTCCATCTTGAAGCTCACCTTTGTAGACTTCTCCAAAGCCACCACTCCCCAAAACCCTGTCCTTAGAGAAACTGTTTGTTGCTTTCTTTACCTCTTTCAACTGGAACATCCTTGCAGCTTTCCCACCATTCCTTGATTTTAACAGGTCTTCTCTTGCTTTCGCAAGTTTTGCTTGGTTAGCATGTGCAGAGGACTTGCGTGCAATTATTATGCCTATTACTGCAGCTAGAGAGACAAAGGAGATGACTGCTATTGAGACCTTTAAACTGAGGCTGGCTTTCCTGTTACACTTTTTTCTCTTGCAACTTCCACGAGTATGGTCCCAGAGGTAGCCCCTATTGCAAAGGCAACGGAAGGGACCATTTCTACCAGTAGGTAAACACTTGGATGCTCCAGAACAGTCAAGCTGTGTTCTACAAATTGGTTCAGGTGGAGAAGACCATTGAATTTCCAATCCCTCTTCCCATTGGCTTGCAGGCCTTTTAGGATCCAAGTTAAGGATGCTTCTAAATGCTTTACAGCCCGAACTGTGAAGCCTTATCTTATAGGCTGAGGGCATTCCACCTGCAATAAAGGTGCAGCAGGGCTTGAGACTGCTGGCACACTGGAGAGATCGATTTTTATCAACAAGTCCAGAGCTCTCCAAGTAACTGTGACAAAGACTAGAAGGAGTACAATTGAGAGGAGAGACAAGAAGCCTGGGTGAGCAGTTGAAGAGGAAGACTGTGTTGGATGAGGTGACATTGAAAGGGAGTGTCTGATTCAACCAAAGGCCCCCACTCACTAGCATGTCTTGTGTAACACATGTACTTGACACCCATGGTGATGGTTTTACAACCATGCGGTGAAATGAGGCCATGATTCTGAGTACAAGGTAAGAACTCCCATTCATAGCATCAAAATAAAGTTTCTGTGAATGGGAATCACAGCGAAGATGATAGTTTGGGTCACCACAGCTGGGGTTTGTGCTCAGAGGATAAGGAACTTCCATGAAGCCACAGTTTGGGCAGGTCTTCTGGGAAGAAGAATGATggctaaagaaaagaagaaaaaaaatatagctAAGGAAAGGTGGTTTTGCAGTAGATTTACTTGTGATCATCTTGCTTGAGCAGAGAGGAAGAGCAGCAAAGAACGATGGCACAAAGAGGACGGTAAAGGGGTAAATAAAAGcctaaaaagaagagaataaagtTGAGGAATTATAATTTGCAAAGTGGCTGCAGGCATCTATCTGAAACACTCAAACTTTCGGCATTTATTGGACTGGTGGGTTCCTCCTATAGCGGGTGCACAAGGATGGAATTTCTAGCCATATGCTCTATTTAAGGCAAGCTCTAATAGGAAAGTCCTaactattcttttttcttgttttatggGATTCAAAGCTCTAGCAagaaaaatctattaaaataattaaaagggAAATTCTAAGGCATGAGTACCCTCTGCACTACCACTAATTTCCTTCTGTTCTCTAACAAACTTACATGTGGATGGCACGCCATGGTTATCAATATAAGTGGAAAAGTATACAGATGGAGATAATACACAATCGCACTATAACATCTTTTCTCCTTCATCAACAAAAGTACTTTATTTAGCAAAGAATCTCAgagaaagacataaaaggtCTCACAGTAAAACAATGCGAGTTGAATTCAAAAATGATCAGGAGAAATACAAACTCAAATTCACTATGACCACAAGAAATGAATAATGTATTTATCATCCTGCATATTCATTTACTTCTCATCATTTTGGAACTTATTAAGTATAAATGAATCATAAATCTGTCAGATTGGGAAATATTGAAGCATTTACTGTGACGTTTAACAATCTAACTAGCATGAAGCAGCATGTCAAGAAATATGAGGAAACTTGGTACAGAATATACGCTGAGAGGATAAGATGGAAAGCAGTATTTATTGAGTTTGTAAATACACTTACAAAAGTATCAGTAACATGTAATCATTTTAAGTGGGCAGTTCCTTTCTCTTCAAGTGCCAATAAAAGAAGCAATCTGGTCCAACGTAAAATTTGGAGCAAAATAGAAATCTAACTTTCCTGTAAGCTATTGTCTGCTGCTTGGTTCATCCGATTTAACGAACCAACATAACC
Coding sequences within:
- the LOC8283930 gene encoding wall-associated receptor kinase-like 20; translation: MITSKSTAKPPFLSYIFFLLFFSHHSSSQKTCPNCGFMEVPYPLSTNPSCGDPNYHLRCDSHSQKLYFDAMNGSSYLVLRIMASFHRMVVKPSPWVSSTCVTQDMLVSGGLWLNQTLPFNVTSSNTVFLFNCSPRLLVSPLNCTPSSLCHSYLESSGLVDKNRSLQCASSLKPCCTFIAGGMPSAYKIRLHSSGCKAFRSILNLDPKRPASQWEEGLEIQWSSPPEPICRTQLDCSGASKCLPTGRNGPFRCLCNRGYLWDHTRGSCKRKKCNRKASLSLKVSIAVISFVSLAAVIGIIIARKSSAHANQAKLAKAREDLLKSRNGGKAARMFQLKEVKKATNSFSKDRVLGSGGFGEVYKGELQDGTVVAVKSAKVGNVKSTQQVLNEVGILSQVNHKYLVRLLGCCVEGEQPLMIYEYISNGTLQDHLHGKACTFLDWRTRLRIALQTAEALAYLHSEAHTPIYHRDVKTTNILLDEDFNVKVADFGLSRLACPGLSHVSTCAQGTLGYLDPEYYRNYQLTDKSDVYSYGVVLLELLTSQKAIDFSRNQDDVNLVIYVSQQAKNDAIMEVIDQRLLIKHPSGNILRSMKLLSELAFACLQERKVDRPSMKNVVQQLECIVQIIDQEKVLGEVNTDST